One stretch of Prunus persica cultivar Lovell chromosome G1, Prunus_persica_NCBIv2, whole genome shotgun sequence DNA includes these proteins:
- the LOC109949443 gene encoding uncharacterized protein LOC109949443 translates to MAPPPGPYSGTSTLALVARASAFTFGLVYGSVKLRVLKMKAKSHKKAEAKAKH, encoded by the exons ATGGCACCACCTCCAGGCCCTTACTCTGGCACCAGCACCCTCGCATTG GTTGCTCGTGCATCGGCCTTCACTTTCGGTCTGGTTTATGGAAGCGTGAAGCTCAGGGTTCTCAAG ATGAAGGCCAAGTCACATAAGAAAGCTGAAGCCAAGGCTAAACATTGA
- the LOC18793714 gene encoding uncharacterized protein LOC18793714, whose translation MGASTSTEQKVSIEQREAEALAASTGALSMLQKSFSSLAHPDSNAIPLNSLQQCFSLTHKNPVCEALTVPDSFPMLLDHLGSSILDLIFISEKGGVSWVEFVRGYNKCCARMSASMSLNILLRVFAVTLQKAGSPSNLEFESDDVECKITGSLKPVDVLMLLWMCWAISWNSRTSKISKEKTDLPLPDINQIVLSAIVSCADVGSGLNVWDCQLSGLEVELPVGKFLSWVVRTVPSLPDCFSQFVYAILKNCVSHKDGLECSTSSVVENASTMAYSSHLLSSGMAWAISLALRGTISEEISKVCFPSETDGIDKNLLYRSSLHGRGLNRFWSNIEGYQGPLLMLFSATSGDASDGRANERKWTVGALTNQGFENKDLFYGSSGNLYAISPVFHVYPPTGKEKNFVYSHLHPTGRTYEPKPKPVGIGFGGSLGNERIFIDEDFSKVTIRHHAADKTYQPGSLFPDQGFLPVEALISEVEVWGLGGRSAKDVQDSYKKREQLFTDQRRKVDLKTFANWEDSPEKMMMDMVSDPNAVRREDR comes from the exons ATGGGTGCATCAACTTCGACGGAGCAGAAAGTTTCGATCGAGCAACGAGAGGCGGAAGCCCTAGCAGCCTCCACTGGAGCTCTTTCTATGCTTCAGAAATCTTTCTCCAGCCTCGCCCATCCTGATTCTAATGCAATTCCCCTCAACTCTCTTCAG CAATGCTTCTCTTTAACTCACAAGAACCCAGTATGTGAAGCTCTTACAGTGCCTGATTCTTTTCCGATGCTGTTGGATCATCTTGGTTCGTCAATTTTGGACCTGATTTTCATCTCGGAGAAAGGCGGAGTGAGCTGGGTTGAGTTCGTTAGAGGCTATAATAAGTGCTGTGCAAGAATGTCTGCGTCTATGTCGCTTAATATATTGCTCAGAGTGTTTGCTGTGACACTTCAAAAGGCGGGTTCGCCTTCGAACTTGGAATTTGAATCTGATGATGTTGAGTGTAAGATAACCGGGTCGCTTAAGCCCGTGGACGTGCTTATGCTTCTTTGGATGTGTTGGGCCATTTCCTGGAATTCTAGGACTTCGAAAATTTCCAAAGAGAAAACAGATTTACCTCTGCCGGATATTAATCAGATTGTTTTGTCGGCTATTGTTTCATGCGCTGACGTTGGCAGTGGCTTGAATGTGTGGGATTGCCAGCTCTCGGGTTTGGAAGTTGAACTTCCTGTGGGGAAGTTTCTTTCTTGGGTTGTGAGAACAGTGCCTAGTCTCCCAGATTGCTTTTCACAGTTTGTGTATGCAATTCTCAAAAACTGTGTTTCTCACAAG GATGGACTAGAATGCTCAACTTCATCAGTGGTAGAGAATGCTTCAACCATGGCATACAGTTCTCATCTTTTGTCTAGTGGAATGGCATGGGCGATTTCCCTTGCATTGAGAGGCACAATAAGTGAAGAGATATCAAAAGTATGCTTCCCCAGCGAGACTGATGGAATAGACAAGAACCTACTTTACAG GTCATCTCTTCATGGCAGAGGGTTGAATAGATTCTGGTCTAACATTGAAGGTTACCAAGGGCCACTGCTTATGCTGTTTTCTGCAACTTCAGGAGATGCCAGTGATGGTAGAGCCAACGAGAGAAAATGGACTGTAGGTGCACTCACAAATCAGGGTTTTGAAAATAAGGATCTCTTTTATGGAAGTTCGGGAAATCTATATGCTATAAGTCCAGTCTTTCATGTGTATCCACCTACTG gaaaggaaaagaacttTGTGTACAGCCATCTGCATCCCACTGGTAGGACATATGAGCCGAAACCAAAGCCTGTGGGGATAGGATTTGGCGGAAGTTTGggaaatgaaagaatttttatTGATGAAGATTTTTCCAAAGTTACTATCCGCCACCATGCAGCTGACAAAACGTATCAACCTGGCTCCCTCTTTCCTGATCAG GGCTTCCTACCTGTTGAAGCTTTGATTTCAGAAGTTGAAGTTTGGGGGCTTGGTGGGAGAAGCGCCAAGGATGTGCAAGATTCATATAAGAAGAGGGAACAACTTTTCACTGATCAAAGACGAAAG GTTGACTTGAAAACATTTGCAAATTGGGAGGATTCACcagagaagatgatgatggacATGGTCTCAGACCCTAATGCAGTTCGACGGGAAGATCGCTGA
- the LOC18788812 gene encoding uncharacterized protein LOC18788812: MLKFLSRVRIEFNALDPRTASCLEFLAQCNARKAKESNPSCAVQVKRRTDDEPPKITVTFVNGVEEVFDATATPAQDIRNMILEKGQSLETEQMFRDAGEPWPVIIPAEELHQPAPGTKPRKADEKKQ; the protein is encoded by the exons atgTTGAAGTTCCTGTCGAGAGTGAGGATCGAGTTTAATGCCTTGGACCCGCGTACGGCGTCGTGTCTGGAGTTCTTGGCACAGTGCAACGCCCGCAAGGCCAAGGAGTCCAACCCCTCCTGCGCCGTCCAAGTCAAGCGCCGAACCGACGACGAGCCGCCCAAGATCACCGTCACCTTCGTCAACGGCGTCGAGGAGGTCTTCGACGCCACCGCCACTCCCGCCCAGGACATCAGGAACATGATCCTTGAAAAGGGTCAGAGCCTCGAGACCGAGCAGATGTTCCGCGACGCCGGCGAGCCCTGGCCCGTCATTATCCCCGCAGAGGAGCTCCACCAACCGGCCCCTGGTACCAAG CCGAGGAAAGCAGACGAGAAAAAGCAGTAA
- the LOC18792161 gene encoding zinc finger CCCH domain-containing protein 6 codes for MRGSHKLKRVSWASDVNLCQVKLFLLEESPSQVGLSAQDHLQAKASWLSHSSGTGSDDILPPGFEGAYSANQLQINVSQIPLIKWRCPPRVVLNFTWQVVCGEESKEVEIQNQREIRVLEAVYPRPSAIPLNPSVLADVEDSGHNDVQPPVIPITSIEDEDVGVDTSSASMAPFNIHTSTQSFLSVQGIAAPSQSVVPNNRNHPTSNKPVAGIPVGVEPDVVAAASAAFGAIVNSNEHGNMIDHELLIKILSNPKMIEKLVKDPQPMTRPPQMSIADPPPVHINRTESSSTPSSTALSSGHFYPQPNVAGMGRFPDARPPPHAAISVPSPPAVGPPPAKDINYYKSLIQQHGGDRHDSFPPFGNRHSDHSAINQESNNGYKSRDSKPKIMKPCIYFNSSRGCRHGANCAYQHDASFQPRGSSSAPEVHSTKRMKMDREISS; via the exons atgcGGGGATCGCACAAACTCAAAAGGGTTTCTTGGGCTTCAGATGTTAATCTTTGTCAG GTTAAGCTGTTTCTGTTGGAGGAATCTCCTTCACAAGTTGGGTTGAGTGCTCAGGATCACCTCCAAGCAAAGGCATCGTGGTTGTCACATTCATCTGGCACAGGCTCGGATGACATTCTGCCCCCTGGATTTGAGGGAGCGTATTCGGCAAATCAGCTGCAGATTAACGTGTCTCAAATTCCCCTAATCAAATGGAGATGCCCCCCTAGG GTTGTGCTGAACTTCACTTGGCAAGTGGTTTGTGGGGAAGAAAGCAAAGAGGTGGAGATTCAAAATCAGAGAGAGATAAGAGTACTGGAAGCAGTTTATCCACGCCCATCTGCCATTCCTCTAAA CCCCTCTGTTTTGGCAGATGTTGAAGACTCTGGTCATAATGACGTGCAACCTCCTGTGATACCTATCACTTccattgaagatgaagatgtaGGAGTCGACACATCATCTGCATCCATGGCACCGTTTAACATTCACACAAGCACACAGTCCTTTCTATCGGTTCAGGGAATTGCAGCTCCATCTCAGAGCGTTGTACCTAACAATAGAAACCACCCTACTTCAAATAAGCCAGTAGCTGGAATTCCTGTTGGTGTAGAACCGGATGTTGTAGCTGCTGCCTCTGCCGCCTTTGGTGCAATTGTGAATAGCAATGAGCATGGAAATATGATTGACCATGAATTGCTCATTAAGATTCTGAGCAACCCAAAAATGATTGAGAAATTGGTTAAAGATCCACAGCCAATGACAAGGCCACCTCAAATGTCCATAGCAGATCCACCTCCTGTTCACATTAACCGGACAGAGAGCAGCAGCACACCTTCATCGACTGCTCTATCAAGCGGACATTTCTACCCTCAACCAAATGTTGCTGGAATGGGACGTTTTCCTGATGCACGACCACCTCCCCATGCAGCAATTTCAGTTCCTTCTCCACCTGCTGTTGGACCTCCACCAGCAAAGGACATCAACTATTATAAAAGCTTGATTCAGCAACATGGAGGAGATAGGCATGACAGCTTTCCACCATTTGGTAACCGTCATAGCGACCATTCAGCTATAAACCAGGAATCCAATAATGGCTACAAATCCAGAGATTCAAAACCTAAGATAATGAAGCCATGCATATACTTCAATAGTTCAAGGGGATGCCGCCATGGAGCGAATTGTGCATACCAGCATGATGCGTCGTTCCAGCCTCGGGGTAGTAGTAGTGCGCCGGAGGTGCACAGTACAAAGAGAATGAAAATGGATAGGGAGATTAGCAGTTAA
- the LOC18788729 gene encoding protein IQ-DOMAIN 32, with amino-acid sequence MGKSTSCFKIITCGNDSADKDDLEAPESKGSSDKRGWSFRKRSARHRVLSNTVITETPTSGHKEIPESATLNFQPPASTTVPEKISVIHCSDEKPQLLTPENPKVSETEPKVSETEVKVSETENTAEDQSAVECKLDESVVIVVQTAVRGLLAQRAFLELKNVVKLQAAVRGHLVRRHAVGTLRCVQALVKMQAFVRARRARQLHRGGEHEKDNHNSKILEKENLVAKSNMTYTSIEKLLSNRFARQLLESSPKTKPIHVKCDSSKPDSSWKWLERWSSVSSVDTPESKKVVPEIEQQEREKEENSESPLESKIQDDVLCEISDSKASINESILPSESEENLIIYDADNFNFQASHSTSYSVRGNIEQPQVENTSTSDVKEISAEISFLPNQSIQPDADSQMELKSLSGKPGMEFEQPKRSMKRLASEQLETEGKKSVFGSRKVSNPAFVAAQSKFEVLSTTTNPGRSISPSHQDDAAVELQRDIFSAGVDTEVRAKELSVAENPVVHGSKVQVGGSECGTEISISSTLDSPDRSDVGAMEHEHEAKVSVDGICNPNTDVDVQARDVSTIPFSNLSDPALDQPEKLDVVNGEPIDSVVAMESPKIESEPERTSDLQREQDTDAGIQTYGTSPEASPRSHLTVPESQGTPSSLISVKAKRSKADKSGSNQKRRSGSAGKKSPSNPNHDSGSSKDQKNGKRRNSFGSAQPAEHGDQEPRDSSSNSSIPHFMQATESARAKLQANTSPRSSPDVQDRDIYIKKRHSLPGANGRQGSPRIQRSMSQAQQGAKGNERKWNR; translated from the exons ATGGGGAAATCTACCTCTTGCTTCAAAATTATCACATGTGGTAACGATTCAGCGGACAAAGACGATCTCGAAGCTCCTGAG AGCAAGGGTTCAAGTGACAAACGTGGATGGAGTTTCCGGAAGAGGTCTGCACGGCATCGAGTGCTAAGCAACACTGTGATCACAGAAACCCCCACTTCTGGACATAAGGAGATCCCAGAATCTGCCACTCTTAATTTCCAACCACCAGCTAGCACTACTGTGCCAGAGAAAATATCTGTAATACATTGCAGTGACGAGAAACCCCAGTTGTTAACTCCTGAGAACCCAAAAGTATCCGAGACTGAGCCGAAAGTATCCGAGACTGAAGTGAAAGTATCTGAAACTGAAAATACCGCAGAAGATCAAAGTGCAGTTGAGTGCAAACTCGATGAGTCTGTTGTTATTGTTGTCCAGACTGCTGTCAGAGGATTATTG GCTCAGAGAGCATTTCTGGAGCTTAAGAATGTCGTTAAGCTGCAAGCTGCTGTTCGTGGGCATTTGGTCCGTAGGCATGCTGTGGGAACTCTACGATGTGTCCAAGCCCTTGTGAAAATGCAAGCTTTTGTTCGTGCTCGCCGCGCTCGTCAGCTGCATCGAGGTGGGGAGCATGAGAAGGATAACCATAATTCTAAGATCTTG GAGAAGGAAAATTTGGTAGCCAAATCAAATATGACATACACTTCAATTGAAAAGCTACTTAGCAATAGGTTTGCTCGCCAG tTGTTGGAATCATCACCGAAGACCAAACCTATTCATGTCAAGTGCGATTCTTCTAAGCCTGATTCTTCTTGGAAATGGCTGGAGAGGTGGTCGTCAGTCTCATCAGTTGATACTCCAGAGTCAAAAAAAGTAGTGCCAGAAATAGAGCAAcaggaaagagaaaaggaagaaaattctGAGTCCCCTCTGGAATCTAAAATTCAAGATGATGTTCTTTGTGAGATATCAGACTCAAAGGCTAGCATCAACGAATCGATTTTGCCCTCCGAAAGTGAAGAGAATCTGATTATCTACGATGCCGACAACTTCAACTTTCAGGCAAGCCATTCTACCTCTTATTCTGTTCGAGGTAATATTGAGCAGCCTCAGGTGGAGAACACCAGTACATCTGATGTGAAAGAGATCTCAGCAGAGATAAGTTTTCTCCCAAATCAAAGTATACAACCAGATGCAGATTCTCAAATGGAGCTCAAGTCTTTATCTGGGAAGCCTGGAATGGAATTTGAACAACCTAAACGTTCTATGAAAAGATTAGCCTCAGAACAACTAGAAACTGAAGGGAAGAAATCTGTATTTGGATCCAGGAAGGTGAGTAATCCTGCATTTGTTGCTGCTCAGTCGAAATTTGAAGTGCTGAGTACAACAACCAATCCAGGTAGATCGATCAGTCCATCCCATCAAGATGATGCTGCAGTTGAATTACAGAGGGACATATTCTCAGCTGGGGTGGATACTGAAGTCAGGGCAAAGGAACTCAGCGTGGCAGAAAATCCAGTCGTCCATGGATCAAAGGTTCAAGTTGGTGGATCTGAGTGTGGCACTGAAATCTCTATTTCTTCCACTCTTGATTCACCTGATAGATCCGATGTTGGAGCTATGGAGCATGAACATGAAGCCAAAGTTTCAGTTGATGGGATTTGCAATCCTAACACTGATGTAGATGTCCAAGCCAGAGATGTGTCCACAATCCCATTCTCCAACTTATCTGACCCAGCCTTGGATCAGCCAGAAAAACTTGATGTTGTTAATGGTGAGCCCATAGATTCTGTGGTTGCTATGGAGTCCCCAAAAATAGAGTCTGAGCCAGAGAGAACGTCTGATCTGCAGAGAGAACAGGACACTGATGCTGGTATTCAAACATATGGGACATCCCCAGAAGCTTCTCCAAGAAGTCATTTAACTGTCCCAGAGTCCCAAGGGACACCTTCTAGTCTGATATCAGTGAAAGCTAAAAGGAGTAAAGCTGATAAGAGTGGCTCCAACCAAAAACGTAGGTCTGGGTCTGCAGGAAAGAAATCTCCCTCTAATCCAAATCATGATTCTGGATCAAGTAAAGATCAGAAAAATGGGAAGAGACGGAATTCATTTGGTTCAGCACAACCTGCGGAACACGGTGATCAAGAACCAAGAGATAGCAGCAGTAATAGTTCTATCCCACATTTCATGCAAGCGACAGAATCTGCTAGAGCAAAGCTTCAAGCAAATACCTCCCCTAGATCAAGTCCAGATGTGCAAGACAGAGACATTTACATCAAGAAACGACATTCCTTACCTGGTGCAAATGGAAGGCAGGGGTCTCCGCGCATCCAGCGGTCAATGTCTCAAGCACAGCAGGGTGCAAAGGGAAATG AGAGAAAATGGAACAGGTGA
- the LOC18788469 gene encoding protein RCC2 homolog isoform X1: MSAVQVEKKVEEEESKNVEKSGELLFCGGTSWDVIGRRKGAVEGNLISPTRLRPLVGIDIRFVASGCSSCHCVALDVEGRCYTWGRNEKGQLGHGDSIQRDRPTVVSELSKHKVVRAASGRSHSVVITEDGYSFAFGWNKHGQLGSGSAKNEIEKSPVRCQVSDVKNTACGADFTVWLSCVEGASILYGLQTAGLPQYGQLGHGTDNEYNTKDSSVRLAYEAQPRPKAITSLAGETIVKVACGTNHTVAVDANGYVYTWGFGGYGRLGHREQKDEWAPRRVDVFQRQNLLPPDAVLSAGSVNSACTAGGGQLYMWGKIKTTGDDWMYPKPLMDLSGWNLRCMDSGNMHHFVGADSSCISWGHAQYGELGYGPNGQKSSAVPKKVEILDGMHVMSVACGMGHSMVIVDRTNVGDRLDQLDVYDGKASVEGSEEPLSGPPVSKQTPKKGASKATQNSKRKKSKDSSDSEEEDDNDGDSEDEDSDESDEQVNGRTEPKRQRGGKASGRGRGNGAKKAAPAEGKGAGRGRGRPPSANKSPKPAQGKTGTGKRGRPRK; encoded by the exons ATGTCTGCGGTCCAAGTGGAGAAGAAGgtcgaggaggaggagagtaAGAATGTAGAGAAATCGGGAGAGCTCTTGTTCTGTGGCGGTACGTCTTGGGATGTCATTGGTCGGCGCAAAGGCGCCGTCGAAGGCAACTTGATTTCTCCCACGCGCCTTCGCCCTCTCGTCGGCATCGATATCCGTTTTGTAGCCTCGGGTTGCT CTTCCTGCCATTGTGTGGCATTGGATGTGGAAGGGCGTTGCTATACTTGGGGACGCAATGAG AAGGGGCAGCTGGGTCACGGAGATTCAATTCAGCGTGATAGGCCGACTGTAGTGTCTGAACTTTCAAA GCACAAAGTTGTTAGAGCTGCAtcagggaggagtcattctgTAGTGATTACTGAGGATGGGTATTCTTTCGCCTTTGGCTGGAATAAGCATGGACAGCTGGGTTCCGGTTCAGCAAAAAATG AAATTGAGAAATCCCCTGTTCGCTGTCAAGTGTCTGATGTTAAAAATACAGCTTGTGGGGCTGACTTCACGGTGTGGTTATCTTGTGTTGAAGGAGCTTCTATACTGTATGGTCTGCA AACTGCAGGTCTTCCACAGTATGGGCAACTTGGGCATGGTACAGATAATGAG TATAATACTAAAGACAGCTCAGTGAGGCTTGCGTATGAAGCCCAGCCACGCCCTAAAGCAATAACTTCTCTGGCTGGGGAAACCATTGTGAAAGTTGCGTGCGGAACAAATCATACAG TGGCAGTGGATGCAAATGGCTATGTTTATAC GTGGGGCTTTGGTGGTTATGGAAG GCTTGGACATAGGGAGCAGAAGGATGAATGGGCTCCTCGTCGTGTTGATGTTTTCCAAAGGCAAAATCTTCTGCCTCCTGATGCAGTTTTATCAGCTGGTTCTGTGAACTCTGCATGTACTGCAG GTGGAGGGCAGTTGTATATGTGGGGTAAAATTAAGACCACGGGTGATGACTGGATGTATCCTAAACCACTCATGGATTTAAG TGGCTGGAATTTGCGTTGCATGGATTCAGGCAATATGCACCATTTTGTTGGTGCTGATTCCTCCTGCATAAGTTGGGGTCATGCTCAGTATGGAGAATTGGGATATGGCCCTAATGGACAGAA GTCTTCTGCAGTACCCAAAAAAGTGGAAATTCTTGACGGTATGCATGTTATGAG TGTTGCATGTGGTATGGGCCATTCCATGGTTATTGTTGACAGAACAAATGTTGGTGACCGACTTGACCAG CTTGATGTATATGATGGCAAAGCTTCTGTTGAAG GGAGTGAGGAACCTTTGAGTGGCCCTCCAGTTTCTAAGCAAACCCCTAAAAAGGGTGCTTCTAAGGCAACTCAGAATTCCAAGAGGAAGAAGTCAAAAGATTCTTCTGATtcggaagaagaagacgacaATGATGGCGACAGTGAGGACGAAGACAGTGATGAAAGTGATGAACAGGTCAATGGCAGGACAGAACCTAAAAGGCAACGGGGAGGGAAGGCTTCTGGTAGAGGTCGAGGCAATGGTGCTAAAAAGGCAGCACCAGCAGAGGGAAAAGGCGCTGGGCGTGGACGGGGCCGCCCTCCTTCCGCAAATAAAAGCCCAAAGCCCGCACAAGGGAAGACTGGTACGGGTAAGAGAGGAAGGCCTCGCAAGTGA
- the LOC18788469 gene encoding protein RCC2 homolog isoform X2 — MSAVQVEKKVEEEESKNVEKSGELLFCGGTSWDVIGRRKGAVEGNLISPTRLRPLVGIDIRFVASGCSSCHCVALDVEGRCYTWGRNEKGQLGHGDSIQRDRPTVVSELSKHKVVRAASGRSHSVVITEDGYSFAFGWNKHGQLGSGSAKNEIEKSPVRCQVSDVKNTACGADFTVWLSCVEGASILTAGLPQYGQLGHGTDNEYNTKDSSVRLAYEAQPRPKAITSLAGETIVKVACGTNHTVAVDANGYVYTWGFGGYGRLGHREQKDEWAPRRVDVFQRQNLLPPDAVLSAGSVNSACTAGGGQLYMWGKIKTTGDDWMYPKPLMDLSGWNLRCMDSGNMHHFVGADSSCISWGHAQYGELGYGPNGQKSSAVPKKVEILDGMHVMSVACGMGHSMVIVDRTNVGDRLDQLDVYDGKASVEGSEEPLSGPPVSKQTPKKGASKATQNSKRKKSKDSSDSEEEDDNDGDSEDEDSDESDEQVNGRTEPKRQRGGKASGRGRGNGAKKAAPAEGKGAGRGRGRPPSANKSPKPAQGKTGTGKRGRPRK; from the exons ATGTCTGCGGTCCAAGTGGAGAAGAAGgtcgaggaggaggagagtaAGAATGTAGAGAAATCGGGAGAGCTCTTGTTCTGTGGCGGTACGTCTTGGGATGTCATTGGTCGGCGCAAAGGCGCCGTCGAAGGCAACTTGATTTCTCCCACGCGCCTTCGCCCTCTCGTCGGCATCGATATCCGTTTTGTAGCCTCGGGTTGCT CTTCCTGCCATTGTGTGGCATTGGATGTGGAAGGGCGTTGCTATACTTGGGGACGCAATGAG AAGGGGCAGCTGGGTCACGGAGATTCAATTCAGCGTGATAGGCCGACTGTAGTGTCTGAACTTTCAAA GCACAAAGTTGTTAGAGCTGCAtcagggaggagtcattctgTAGTGATTACTGAGGATGGGTATTCTTTCGCCTTTGGCTGGAATAAGCATGGACAGCTGGGTTCCGGTTCAGCAAAAAATG AAATTGAGAAATCCCCTGTTCGCTGTCAAGTGTCTGATGTTAAAAATACAGCTTGTGGGGCTGACTTCACGGTGTGGTTATCTTGTGTTGAAGGAGCTTCTATACT AACTGCAGGTCTTCCACAGTATGGGCAACTTGGGCATGGTACAGATAATGAG TATAATACTAAAGACAGCTCAGTGAGGCTTGCGTATGAAGCCCAGCCACGCCCTAAAGCAATAACTTCTCTGGCTGGGGAAACCATTGTGAAAGTTGCGTGCGGAACAAATCATACAG TGGCAGTGGATGCAAATGGCTATGTTTATAC GTGGGGCTTTGGTGGTTATGGAAG GCTTGGACATAGGGAGCAGAAGGATGAATGGGCTCCTCGTCGTGTTGATGTTTTCCAAAGGCAAAATCTTCTGCCTCCTGATGCAGTTTTATCAGCTGGTTCTGTGAACTCTGCATGTACTGCAG GTGGAGGGCAGTTGTATATGTGGGGTAAAATTAAGACCACGGGTGATGACTGGATGTATCCTAAACCACTCATGGATTTAAG TGGCTGGAATTTGCGTTGCATGGATTCAGGCAATATGCACCATTTTGTTGGTGCTGATTCCTCCTGCATAAGTTGGGGTCATGCTCAGTATGGAGAATTGGGATATGGCCCTAATGGACAGAA GTCTTCTGCAGTACCCAAAAAAGTGGAAATTCTTGACGGTATGCATGTTATGAG TGTTGCATGTGGTATGGGCCATTCCATGGTTATTGTTGACAGAACAAATGTTGGTGACCGACTTGACCAG CTTGATGTATATGATGGCAAAGCTTCTGTTGAAG GGAGTGAGGAACCTTTGAGTGGCCCTCCAGTTTCTAAGCAAACCCCTAAAAAGGGTGCTTCTAAGGCAACTCAGAATTCCAAGAGGAAGAAGTCAAAAGATTCTTCTGATtcggaagaagaagacgacaATGATGGCGACAGTGAGGACGAAGACAGTGATGAAAGTGATGAACAGGTCAATGGCAGGACAGAACCTAAAAGGCAACGGGGAGGGAAGGCTTCTGGTAGAGGTCGAGGCAATGGTGCTAAAAAGGCAGCACCAGCAGAGGGAAAAGGCGCTGGGCGTGGACGGGGCCGCCCTCCTTCCGCAAATAAAAGCCCAAAGCCCGCACAAGGGAAGACTGGTACGGGTAAGAGAGGAAGGCCTCGCAAGTGA